In Aspergillus luchuensis IFO 4308 DNA, chromosome 1, nearly complete sequence, the following are encoded in one genomic region:
- a CDS encoding uncharacterized protein (COG:S;~EggNog:ENOG410PXXS) has protein sequence MSQPDPLSWTLLFKKHKTTVLLMLPSSETIATTKEALLKALKSREIHEINGDSVPEDPSQIEFGVAVDKNDLEKGWTRLEAEVPAFDDDNAPKRGAAKKGAGTLTLQTAEIKNGQPIAFRFRKSREDSEKGEDMIDLELDDPGWDVIVPSFDDEEEEVN, from the coding sequence ACCCGACCCTCTAAGCTGGactcttctcttcaagaAGCACAAGACCACCGTGCTTCTGATGCTCCCGTCATCGGAGACGATCGCCACTACGAAAGAAGCGCTCCTCAAGGCCCTCAAATCCCGCGAGATTCACGAAATCAACGGCGACTCGGTTCCAGAAGATCCTTCTCAGATTGAGTTCGGCGTTGCAGTGGATAAGAATGATCTAGAGAAGGGCTGGACGCGACTGGAGGCTGAGGTGCCTGCGttcgatgatgacaatgCTCCTAAACGTGGAGCCGCAAAGAAAGGTGCCGGCACTCTCACGCTGCAAACAGCTGAGATTAAGAATGGGCAGCCTATCGCTTTCAGGTTCCGGAAATCCAGGGAGGACTCGGAGAAGGGTGAGGACATGATTGAcctggagctggatgatcCTGGTTGGGATGTGATTGTTCCGAgcttcgatgatgaagaggaggaggttaaTTga